The Mucilaginibacter yixingensis genome window below encodes:
- a CDS encoding RagB/SusD family nutrient uptake outer membrane protein, which yields MRNIHKFLVCTLIFCTVSCKKSYLDEVPLDFASTVNSFKTAQDFNASIYNLYAAVRTEFYSSDEQSPFDYIYGLDLVYDGQPSGPQRFNDYAVSTNPSNSYLTSHWTRLYKIISESNTILSRLPTSSVTGADLAFIQANARFFRGFAYRTLAYLYGGVPLVLQEVTSPKTNYTRASQTEVYAQAISDLAFASTSLPAINTVKDGQVSNLVAYHFLAEVYLAAKQYTNAITAATAVIGNANMALMNSRFGSQSTDPGDVYWDLFRPKNQNRSAGNREALWVIQFENDVPGGSSSATAIAGSYQLERQCAPLTRDVTLAGGKKPFLWPVSDYTGGRGIGWAISTKYFTNTIWQSDFNNDMRNSKYNFVRQFTYNDPNQPAFFGQTISTENPPAGVTVPSRVFYAYQSKCTTPGHHPSALYLNATTGLLSSAAGGTYADQYMCRLAETYLIRAEAYLGANDPGNAAADINIVRARANASPVLPANVDINYILDERMRELGIEEKRRLTLARLGLVYDRTVNVAHNPVAANVKPTSNLWPIPQSEIESNKDAVLTQNPGY from the coding sequence ATGAGAAACATCCATAAGTTTTTGGTCTGTACGCTAATATTTTGTACAGTTTCATGTAAAAAAAGTTATTTAGATGAAGTGCCTTTAGATTTTGCCAGTACCGTCAACTCTTTCAAAACGGCGCAGGATTTCAACGCTTCGATCTATAATCTATATGCTGCCGTTCGCACAGAGTTCTATAGCTCGGATGAACAGAGCCCGTTCGATTACATCTACGGATTGGACTTGGTATACGATGGGCAGCCAAGCGGCCCGCAACGTTTCAATGATTACGCTGTTTCAACCAATCCCAGCAATAGTTATTTAACGTCCCACTGGACGAGACTATATAAAATCATTTCGGAATCGAATACCATTTTAAGCAGACTGCCTACATCTTCCGTGACTGGGGCCGATTTGGCCTTTATACAGGCCAATGCCAGGTTTTTCAGAGGATTTGCCTATCGTACGCTGGCTTACTTATACGGGGGCGTGCCGCTCGTGTTACAAGAAGTAACCTCCCCTAAAACGAATTATACCCGCGCCAGCCAGACCGAGGTATATGCCCAGGCCATCAGTGATCTAGCTTTTGCCTCGACTAGCCTACCGGCTATCAATACGGTGAAGGACGGTCAGGTCTCGAATCTTGTCGCCTATCATTTTCTTGCAGAAGTTTATTTGGCCGCCAAGCAATATACCAATGCAATCACAGCCGCGACGGCGGTAATCGGCAATGCCAATATGGCCCTGATGAACTCACGCTTTGGTTCGCAAAGCACCGATCCGGGTGACGTGTACTGGGATCTCTTCCGGCCAAAAAACCAAAACCGGAGTGCGGGCAACCGAGAGGCATTATGGGTCATCCAGTTTGAAAACGATGTTCCCGGGGGATCTTCCTCAGCTACCGCTATCGCCGGTTCTTATCAGTTAGAACGGCAATGTGCGCCGCTCACACGGGATGTGACTTTGGCAGGTGGAAAAAAACCTTTTCTATGGCCGGTATCCGATTACACCGGGGGACGCGGTATAGGATGGGCAATTTCCACGAAGTATTTTACGAACACCATCTGGCAGAGCGACTTTAACAATGATATGCGCAATTCAAAATACAATTTTGTGCGGCAGTTCACTTATAATGATCCCAATCAGCCGGCATTTTTTGGTCAGACCATTTCGACCGAAAACCCTCCTGCCGGTGTGACCGTACCGAGCCGGGTCTTTTACGCCTATCAATCCAAATGCACTACACCAGGTCACCATCCGTCAGCCTTGTACCTCAATGCTACCACAGGTCTCTTGAGCTCCGCGGCCGGCGGAACCTATGCCGATCAGTATATGTGCAGGTTAGCCGAAACCTACCTGATCCGTGCTGAGGCTTATTTAGGTGCAAATGACCCTGGCAATGCCGCAGCTGATATTAATATCGTGCGCGCCAGGGCAAACGCTTCACCGGTTTTGCCGGCTAATGTGGATATCAATTATATCCTTGATGAGCGGATGCGCGAATTAGGTATAGAAGAAAAGAGGAGGCTAACGCTTGCCCGTTTGGGTTTGGTTTACGATCGTACCGTTAACGTGGC